CGGGCTCCGCACCCGTCGGAAGAGCTGCTGCGATGGCGCGCGCGTTGTCCGCCACACCCTGCTGCCCCCACCCGTCGGCCATGACGGCCACCGCTTCAACCATCGACGCCAATCGAGGCCGTTGTGCCTCAGGCCACCACTGCACGCCACGGCGGCGCAGCTGCCGCAGGGTGATGTGCAGCGCCCTGGCCAGATGCACCAGCAGGTGCTCAGGCGCATCGATCACCTCGTCACGCGTCAGCGACACGCCGAGCCCGAGCGATGCCTCCAGCACGGCGGCCAGACCCGCAGGGTCGTCATCGACGGCGCGGGCCACCTGCCCAACCACCGGGCCAACCACATCGGCATGGCCAAGCCGTGCCAGTGTCCCGGCAGCCAACGCGGCCGACACCGGGTCGGCGCCGGTAAACCATGCGCCATCGGCGGCAGCCAGCAGTTGAGCCCGGGCAGCCCGGGCCATGTCGGTCAGGGAACTCTCCGGAAGTTCCAGTGCAGCGCCGACTTCAAGGTGCCGTGCCCACCCCTTTGCCATCGCCGTCGTGTCGGGCAGGCGTTCCAACTCTGCGACCGCGTCGACCTCGGACGACTCGAACGAGCCGAGCGGCAGCCCCATGCGCAGCATGGAACGATGCGCCATCGGCCACACGAGGGCCGCCCCACCCGTACCGTGACGAGACACCACGGGCGCGACCGGGCCGTCGGACCCCTCGGGCATCCGTGCAACCAGGTCCACCAGGTCATCGGCCCGATCAACCAGATGCGCCGCTCGCGGCGGGCGCTGGGCCACCAACACCGTCGCCCCGTTGACCGACAGCACACCGCCCGAAACCTCGACCCGATCGATGCGGCCCACGTCGCTCAGCGTCCACGGGGTGGCCACCATTGCCAGGCCCACCGGGTCGGGCCCATCCACCTCAACCTCCATCGTCACCCAGGCCGAACCGGGCTCTCCGCTGCGTGGAGCGGCGCCCTGCCGGATCACCAGTTCGTTGGGGCCGACCCGGACGCGTGTCTCCGCCACCGGGAGGTGGTCGGTGCGCACCTGTCGAACGCCGGCAGCCTCGGCAGCGCGTTGCCAGGTTCCGTCATGGTTGAACCACCAGTCCAACACCCAGGTGGCACCGGGCAGCGCCACCGCCCCGCGCCGATCAAGCGATGCAGCACCGGCCCCATCCAGGGTGGACAGCAACGACCAACCCATCTCCATGCGGTTGCGGCCGGCCAACGGGGTGGGCAGGTAGAGCGAGGAGTCGGGGTCGTGTTGTCGGGTCCACCAACCCGGGGCCACCAGCGTCTGAGCGGCGGAGACCCGGTGAGCGGCGCGGCGCTGCCTGCGATCACTCATACGCAGGATGCTCCACCCCGGACTGACGGCCCATCAGGCCGTCGTAGGCCTCCGACGCGGACAGCCCCTCGTGGCACACCGCCCGCACCTGGGCGGTGATCGGCACATCCACCTCGTATTCCTCAGCCAACTCCATCACCGCGGTGGATGTCTTGACGCCCTCGGCCACCATGTTCATCTCGTCGACGATCTCCTCGATCGTGCGCCCCTTGCCCAGTTGCTCCCCCACATGGCGATTACGGCTCTGCGGGGAAATGCAGGTGGCGATGAGATCGCCCATGCCGGCAAGCCCGGCGAAGGTCACCTGCTGGCCGCCCATCGCAACGCCCAGCGCGGTCAACTCGGCCAGCCCTCGTGTGATGACCGCGGCCCTCGTGTTGTCACCGGTGCCCAGCCCGTCGGCCATGCCGGAGGCGATGGCGATGACGTTTTTCAGCGCACCTCCCAATTCGCACCCGATGACGTCGGGGTTGGAGTACACCCGGAAGCGATCGGTGGCAAAAACCGCCTGCAACGTCTCGGCCACCACCGGGTCGGGCGTTGCGATCACCGCTGCGGCAGCGTCGCCAACCAGAATCTCCTTGGCCAGGTTGGGCCCCGTCAAGACTGCGGCCGGGTGCCCTGGAAGCACCTCATGGATCAACTGACTCATGCGCTTGCGGGTGCCCTGCTCCAGACCCTTGGTCAAGCTCACCACCGGCACCCAGGGGCGAAGGAACTCGCCGACCCTGCCCAATGTCTCCCGAAACGCCTGGCTGGGCACGCCCATCACCAGCACGTCGGCGCAACGAACCGCCTCTTCCAGATCGGCTGTGGCGGTGAGGTCGGGATGGAGGTCGTAACCCTCCAGGTAGCGCCTGTTGACGTTCGACTCGTTGATCTCGACCACGGTTTCCGGGGCCCGGGCCCACAACAGGGTTTTGGCATTATGAGCAGCCAGGTGACCAACCGTGGTTCCCCACGAGCCGCCCCCGATCACCGACACCGATACTGGTTTCATCTGCGGACCTCCCTCGAATGAGCCGAAACTAGCCCACCGGGCGTTGCCGGGCGCCCGCCGAGGGCAGGCCTGATCCACCGCTACCATCGAGCCCGATGGCGAGCACGAGCACAACGTCGACGAGCCCGCAGGTCCCGCCCCACCCCGGTGGCGCGCCCCGTGCCGACGTGGTGCTCATCCCGGTGAAGGCGTTTTGCGATGCCAAGGCCCGGCTGGGCCCCGTGCTGTCTCCGGGGCAGCGGTCCAGGTTGGCTCAGGGAATGGCCGCCCGGGTGATCGCAGCCGGTGCGCCGGCGCCTGTGTGGGTGGTGTGCGACGACGAACGCGTGGCCGACTTCGCTCGCCGTCACGGGGCCGAGGTGTGCTGGACGCCCGGCCTGGGGCTCAATGGCGCAGTGGCCGAGGCGCTCGCTCAGGCAGCAGCAGCGGGTCTGCTCGAAGCGATCGTTGCCCACGCCGACCTGCCGTTCGCCCGCGACCTTTCCACCCTGGTGTCGCCGGGGCGGGTGGTGGTGTTTCCTGACCGCCACGCCGATGGCACCAACGTGATGGCCATCCCCACCGACGTGGGGTTCCGTCCTGCCTACGGCGCCCATTCGGCCGAGCGGCACCGCGCCGAGGCAGACCGCCTGGGGCTGGAGGTCCAATCCCTGCATGATTCGGCCCTCAGCTGGGACGTGGACACCGCCGACGACCTGTGGCCACCATCCGAGGTGGGCGAGTGGCCCGACGAACTCCCGCGCCCGGCGCCCGCCGAGCCCTGTCGAAGTCTGCCCTGAGGAGATCACGGTGTCTCATAGCGACCTTCCGCCGCATGCCCGGCCGCCGGCAGCTCAGCGCCTGGACCCGCAACCGGGCTCCGCAAACATGGGGCTCCCGCCTCCAGCGGTGGCGCTTGCCATCGGCGCGCATCCCGACGATGTGGAGTTCGGGTGCGGCGCCACGCTGGCCCGCTGGGCGGCTCAAGGCACCCGAATCCACCACCTCATCTGCACCGATGGGTCCAAGGGCACCTGGGACGTTGACGCCGACCTGACGGCCTTGGTGGCGAGACGCCGGGACGAGCAACGAGCCGCATCGCGCGCCCTTGGAGGGTCGGGCGAGGTCACGTTCCTCAACCGCATCGATGGCGAACTCGACAACGACCCCAACACCCTCGCCGAGGTGGTCAGCGCCATCCGCACCGTGAAGCCCGACGTGGTGTTGGGCCATGACCCCTGGAAGCGCTATCGCCTTCACCCTGATCACCGGGCCGCCGGATGGCTGACGATCGATGGGATCGTCGCAGCGCGAGATCCGCATTTTCTGCCCCACCTCCGCTTGGAGCACCATCGGCCTGAAGCGCTGTTGTTGTTCGAGGCCGACGAGGTCGACCACCTCGAGCCGGCCGACGAAGCCGCGCTCCAGGCCAGGATCGCTGCCTTGGAGGCTCACCGGTCTCAGTTTGAAACCACCCATCACCACCGGGTTGGTGGGGCAAAATCCGGCCTCGACGAACGCTCCCTCCACACCCAGTTCGTCCTGCGCGAGCGGCGGTTGCTGGCCGAGGCCGCGCTCCCATTCGACGCCGAGTTGGGTGAGGCGTTCAAGCTGATGAACGACTTGTAGCGGTCCGGTCGTCAGCCCGTAGCGCTGGGAGGCGGCTGTCCGGGCGTCGTTGGTGCCGGGATTCCGGTCTTGGCGTCGTCTGCCTCGCCGGCGGGCTCCAAGCTGCTGGAATCCAGCTTGTTCGTCGACTCCGGGGGCAGCGGGGCAACACCCGGGACCGTGGTGGAGGCGTCACCAAACTCGTCGGGGTTCACCCGGGCCAGAATCGCCTGCTCCGCATCGGCCATCAGCGTTCGGGACGGACGTTCGGGGCCGGTGAAATGCAAGGTCACCACCGACGACCCGACCTGAAAGACGGTTCGTACGTCGTAACTCGACCGGTCCTTCGGCTGAAACACCCGGCTGACGTAATCGGTGATCGGTTGCTGGCCGCCAGGGTCGGTGACGTCGATGCGAATCTTGGTTTTTCCGTCGAGTCCCGACACAAAGTAGTCCGGGCAGCTGAGCAGAATCTTGGTGACATCGCTGACATAGTTGGCAGCAAATTGAGGGCGGTCAAAGGTGGCCACCTCGGACACCAACACGCTGTTGTTCTTGGGGTAGACGAAGGTCGCGGTGTCCAGCGGCGAGGAACGAATGCCCGTGGTCTCCACCTTCTCGCCACACCACGGTTCGCCCACCAGACCCGGAAACGACGGCACCACCTCCCAGTCCGCGGGGATGTCGCCCTCCTGCAGGAGCATGGTGGTGGGCTCGATCCCTCCCAGGCTCAATTGATCCAGAACGACGGCACCTTCGGTGGGATCCGGCAGTTTGCTGATGGCCTGCCCCAACGCCTGCCCGATACCCAGCCCCACGGCTGCAACGATGGCGGCCACCAACACCAGCCGAACGGCCGATCCGCCGAGGCGCTTCAAGATGGGGTGCCGAGGGGCCGGTGCGTCCGCCACGGGCGAAGATGCTACTCGGCCCCGGGTCAGGCTCAGCGGAGGGCCGTCTTGGTTCCCGCCTCGTCCCAGGCCGACGCCAACCGGAGGGCCACGTCGGCAGCGGTCGCGTCGCTCTCGTAGGGGTTGCGCGGCCAGAAGAACCCCCGCAGTCCGTCCTTTCGACGCCGTGGCACCACGTGTGTGTGCAGGTGAGGGACGGACTGGCTCACGCGGTTGTTCATGGCGACGAACGTGCCGCCCGCATCCATGGTGGCCTCGACCACCGCTGCGACCCGCTGCACACGGGAGAAGTACCCCTGAAGCTGATCGGTTGGCAGATCGGTGAGTGTCTCGACATGGCTCCGAGGCACGACGAGGACATGGCCCGGAAACAACGGCACCTTGTCGAGGAAGGCCACCGCCACCTCGTCGGCAAACACCACGTGCGCCTTTGACGCTCCGGCAACAATCCGGCAGAACACGCAGCCATGTTCCTCCGCTGGATCCGCAACCTGAGCTTCATTGTCACCGGTCATCGACACCATGGTGCCACGGGTCGGACTCGCCCACTCCCGGGTCTTGCATCAGGCGCACTGCACGCGCCCTCACCACGGGAGTCCACATGTCCGAAGTCCCATCCTCGCCAACGCGGCCCGATCCGCCCCGGCTGCCCCTTCCACGTCGCATCCCCACAGCTCCGGCGGGTCGGGGCCCGGCACTGCCGTTGTCCAGCCAGTCCCACACCGCCTGGGCTGCGGCGCTGGTCGGCCTGGCCGATCACGCTCCGGTCCTGGTGGAACTCACCGCTGCCGGATCGGTGCGCTGGTGGTCACCGCACGACGGCGACCAGGCCGATCCGATCAGCCTGGTCTGGGCACAGCGGGCCGAAGCCGACGTGCAGCTCGCAGGTTTGGCGCTCGGCCGGACCGCACCCGACGCCCACGCAGGCCTTCCGGGCGTCTCAACAGCAGCCGCAGTGGTGGCGACCCGCACCGGCGACTGCTCGGTCACGACCGGCACCGGAGCAGACCTCACCAACGCCGGGGGGCGCAGCCTCGTGGTCGACGCCCTGATGCTGTATCTGGGCCTGCCCACGGCGGCGGAACCGCGAACGCCCGCACACTTGGTTTGCTCGGTTTGGCTCGACCGCCTGCTGGCTGCGACGGTGCTCGAACCCGGGCGCGTCACCACCTGGACGGCGGCCATACGGCACCATCCGTTGAGCTCCGGCGGCACCACGGCACCCGAATTGGCTGCGATCACCCAAGACCTGGGCGCGATGGGGTGGGACCCGATGCGGCTGGCGGTGGCGGCCGGCTCCACCGACTGGGTCGACCTCGATCCGGTCGGAGCCGCGTGGATGGATCGGGGTGCGTTCGCCCGCCGCCTCCTGGACCGGTACCCGGATCTTGATGATCAATGCCGCGTCCTTTCGGCCGTCATGCCAACCCGATTGGCCCACACGGTTCGCCACGCCGTGTCGGCATCGCTCACTCATCGTCGGTGATGCCGCATCCGAACGGTTTCGACCATGGTTTCCATCGACTACACAGGTGATCATGCGGCTGAACCTGACAAGCGACGAGCTCTTGGCAACCACACGCGCGGTGCGCAAGCGCCTTGACCTCACACGGGATGTGGAGCCCGAAGTGATCGACGAGTGTCTCAACGCTGCCCTCCAGGCCCCCACCGGCTCAAACACCCAGGGCTGGCACTTTCTGGTGGTGCGGGATCCCGAGCTTCGCCGCGGCCTGGCCGACCTGTATCGCGAGGCATTTTCCGGTTACATCGCCCTGCAAAAGGAGGCAGCCGCGAAGCTGGGTCCATCGGAGACGGCCGACACCCAACAACGTGTGCGTTCGTCGGCCGAGTACCTGGCCGAGCATCTTCACGAGGTTCCGGTTCATCTGATCCCCTGCATTTCCGGGCGACCCGAGAAACTCCACCAATCGATGATGGCCGGGTTGTACGGCTCGATACTGCCCGCCACCTGGAGCTACATGCTGGCCGCCCGTGATCGGGGACTGGGCACGGTTTGGACCACGCTGCACCTACCGTTTGAGCAGCAGGCTGCGGAGCTTCTGGGCATCCCCTACGACCGGGTCACGCAGGTGGCCCTCATTCCAACGGCCTACACGCTGGGCACCGACTTCAAACCCGGTCCCCGTCGCGACAAGACCAAGGTCATCCACCACGATCGATGGTGATCGGCCGTTCCGCCGCCCAGACGCAACGAGCCGGCGATCAAGGGTTGAGACCGAGCGACGCTACCCTTCAATGGGTGACCACCCGCGTACGTTTCGCCCCCTCCCCTACCGGCTCGTTGCATCTGGGCTCGGCCCGCACGGCCCTGTTCAACTGGCTGTTTGCCCGCTCTGCGGGCGGTGAGTTCCTGGTGCGCATCGAAGACACCGACGCCGAACGCTCCCGACCGGAGCTGATCCAGCAGGTGTTCGACACGCTGGAGTGGTTGGGGCTCGACTGGGACAACCGCGGCGACGAACCCAGGCAGTCTGAGCGCGCCGATCAGTATCGCGAGGCGGTTGATCGGATGTTGGCCGAGGGTCGGGCCTACGCCTGCAACTGCGAACGTGCGGCGGTTGACGCACGCAACTCCGCCGCCGGTCGTCCGCCCGGCTACGACGGCTTTTGTCGTGATCGCGCCTTGACCGTGGGTCCGGACACGGTGGCCCGCTTCGCCACGCCGTCCGCTGGAACCGTCGAGTTCGACGACGTGATCCGGGGCCACGTCAGCTTCGAATGCGCCAACCTGGAGGACTTCGTCATTGCGCGCAGCGATGGCTCGGTCACCTTCCTGCTGGCCAACGCCATCGACGACGACGCCATGGGCATCACCCACGTGATGCGAGGCGAGGACCTGCTGAACACCACTCCAAAGAGCCTGTTGCTGCGCCAAGCGATCGGCGGTGGGGAACCGCCGGTGTACGCCCACCTGCCGTTGATCGTCGGTGAGGGCCGCAAGAAGCTCTCCAAGCGGCGAGATGACGTGGCGGTCGAGAACTATCGCGATGCCGGGTACCTCCCGGAGGCGATGGTGAACTACCTGGCCCTACTCGGTTGGGGTCCGTCGGACGGCATCGAGGTGCGCCCGCTGAACGAGATCGTGGAGATGTTCTCGTTGGAGGCCATCAACCCGTCACCCGCCGCCTTCGATGCCAAGAAACTGGCGCACGTCAACGCCGAGAAGCTCCGGGCGCTCGATGCCGACGAGTTTCTGCGAGCCAGCGAGCCCTTCCTGGCCGGTGCTCCGTGGGAACCGGCCGGCTTTGACCGGGACGTGTTCGTGGCGATCGCCCCCGAGGTACAGAGCCGGGTCAAGACCCTCGGTGAGGTGCCCGCCATGGTGGACTTCTTTTTTCTCGATGCACCGCTCATGGACGAGGCCTCGGTCGCGAAGGCCATCACCAACAACCCCGACGCCCCGGAGTTGTTGGCGGGTGCGATCAGGCGGTTCGAGTCCGAAACCTGGAGCGCCGAGGCACTACACGCCGCCACCCTCGAGCTGGGGGAGGCTCACGGGCTCAAGCTGGGCAAGGCGCAGGCTCCAATACGGGTGGCCGTCACCGGGCGCACCGTGGGCCCGCCACTCTTCGAGGCCTTGGTCCTTCTGGGGCGGACGACCACCTTGGATCGACTGAAGCGCGCATCCCGTTCGATACCCGATGAGGCCACCACGATCACGTGAGACGCATCGCCCGACCTCGCCGTCTTCGCACCTGGCTGGTGTTGGCCGTGCCGATGATCGTCATCGCGTACCTCGGCCTCACCTTCGTTCAGGTGACGCGGGCGACCGGACGTGACGATCGGGACCCCGTCGATGCCATCGTGGTGTTGGGCGCCGCCCAATACGACGGTCGTCCCAGCCCGGTGCTTCAGGCCAGGCTCGATCATGCGCTCGAGTTGTACCGCGAAGGCGTCGCACGCAAGATCGTCTTGACCGGAGGCAAGCAGGCCGGCGATCGCTTCACCGAGGCGTTCACCGGTTTCACGTACCTGCGGAAGGCCGGGGTACCCGACAGCGACCTGGTGGTCATCACCGACGGTGCCAACACCTGGGAGTCGCTGGCCGCCGCCGCGCGACAGTTGAAGAGCGGCGATCAACGCGACGTGGTGATGGTGTCCGATCCGTACCACAACCAGCGATTGTTGGGCACCGCCGGCGACTTGGGAATGAACGGCGGTGTCTCACCAACCGAGCGGGACACCGACTTTCGCCATCTGCTGGCCGAGACCGGTGCAGTGTCGCTGGGAAGACTCATCGGGTACCGACGGCTGCTGCGCTTCGGGTGACCGCGGCGAGGCGTCCCCTTGCTGTGGTGACCTACCGCACAACAATCGGAGTGTGCGCCGTCGGGCACAGGGCGCTAAAGTCCTGGGACCCTTCGGGGGTGGTGTAATCGGCAACACAGGTGGTTCTGGTCCATCTATTGGGGGTTCGAGTCCTCCCCCCCGAGCTCAAGACAACTTATTTGCGGGTGATGACACTCGAGCGATCGACCCAGGTCGGTACTGCTATCGTCACCCGGCGTCCTGCCC
Above is a genomic segment from Candidatus Microthrix parvicella Bio17-1 containing:
- a CDS encoding NAD(P)H-dependent glycerol-3-phosphate dehydrogenase, which gives rise to MKPVSVSVIGGGSWGTTVGHLAAHNAKTLLWARAPETVVEINESNVNRRYLEGYDLHPDLTATADLEEAVRCADVLVMGVPSQAFRETLGRVGEFLRPWVPVVSLTKGLEQGTRKRMSQLIHEVLPGHPAAVLTGPNLAKEILVGDAAAAVIATPDPVVAETLQAVFATDRFRVYSNPDVIGCELGGALKNVIAIASGMADGLGTGDNTRAAVITRGLAELTALGVAMGGQQVTFAGLAGMGDLIATCISPQSRNRHVGEQLGKGRTIEEIVDEMNMVAEGVKTSTAVMELAEEYEVDVPITAQVRAVCHEGLSASEAYDGLMGRQSGVEHPAYE
- the cofC gene encoding 2-phospho-L-lactate guanylyltransferase, producing MASTSTTSTSPQVPPHPGGAPRADVVLIPVKAFCDAKARLGPVLSPGQRSRLAQGMAARVIAAGAPAPVWVVCDDERVADFARRHGAEVCWTPGLGLNGAVAEALAQAAAAGLLEAIVAHADLPFARDLSTLVSPGRVVVFPDRHADGTNVMAIPTDVGFRPAYGAHSAERHRAEADRLGLEVQSLHDSALSWDVDTADDLWPPSEVGEWPDELPRPAPAEPCRSLP
- a CDS encoding PIG-L deacetylase family protein, with translation MSHSDLPPHARPPAAQRLDPQPGSANMGLPPPAVALAIGAHPDDVEFGCGATLARWAAQGTRIHHLICTDGSKGTWDVDADLTALVARRRDEQRAASRALGGSGEVTFLNRIDGELDNDPNTLAEVVSAIRTVKPDVVLGHDPWKRYRLHPDHRAAGWLTIDGIVAARDPHFLPHLRLEHHRPEALLLFEADEVDHLEPADEAALQARIAALEAHRSQFETTHHHRVGGAKSGLDERSLHTQFVLRERRLLAEAALPFDAELGEAFKLMNDL
- a CDS encoding HIT family protein; this encodes MVSMTGDNEAQVADPAEEHGCVFCRIVAGASKAHVVFADEVAVAFLDKVPLFPGHVLVVPRSHVETLTDLPTDQLQGYFSRVQRVAAVVEATMDAGGTFVAMNNRVSQSVPHLHTHVVPRRRKDGLRGFFWPRNPYESDATAADVALRLASAWDEAGTKTALR
- a CDS encoding nitroreductase family protein: MRLNLTSDELLATTRAVRKRLDLTRDVEPEVIDECLNAALQAPTGSNTQGWHFLVVRDPELRRGLADLYREAFSGYIALQKEAAAKLGPSETADTQQRVRSSAEYLAEHLHEVPVHLIPCISGRPEKLHQSMMAGLYGSILPATWSYMLAARDRGLGTVWTTLHLPFEQQAAELLGIPYDRVTQVALIPTAYTLGTDFKPGPRRDKTKVIHHDRW
- the gltX gene encoding glutamate--tRNA ligase, which gives rise to MTTRVRFAPSPTGSLHLGSARTALFNWLFARSAGGEFLVRIEDTDAERSRPELIQQVFDTLEWLGLDWDNRGDEPRQSERADQYREAVDRMLAEGRAYACNCERAAVDARNSAAGRPPGYDGFCRDRALTVGPDTVARFATPSAGTVEFDDVIRGHVSFECANLEDFVIARSDGSVTFLLANAIDDDAMGITHVMRGEDLLNTTPKSLLLRQAIGGGEPPVYAHLPLIVGEGRKKLSKRRDDVAVENYRDAGYLPEAMVNYLALLGWGPSDGIEVRPLNEIVEMFSLEAINPSPAAFDAKKLAHVNAEKLRALDADEFLRASEPFLAGAPWEPAGFDRDVFVAIAPEVQSRVKTLGEVPAMVDFFFLDAPLMDEASVAKAITNNPDAPELLAGAIRRFESETWSAEALHAATLELGEAHGLKLGKAQAPIRVAVTGRTVGPPLFEALVLLGRTTTLDRLKRASRSIPDEATTIT
- a CDS encoding YdcF family protein: MRRIARPRRLRTWLVLAVPMIVIAYLGLTFVQVTRATGRDDRDPVDAIVVLGAAQYDGRPSPVLQARLDHALELYREGVARKIVLTGGKQAGDRFTEAFTGFTYLRKAGVPDSDLVVITDGANTWESLAAAARQLKSGDQRDVVMVSDPYHNQRLLGTAGDLGMNGGVSPTERDTDFRHLLAETGAVSLGRLIGYRRLLRFG